Proteins encoded together in one Acanthopagrus latus isolate v.2019 chromosome 19, fAcaLat1.1, whole genome shotgun sequence window:
- the fzd8a gene encoding frizzled-8a: MDLFGIYLLLSLALLPRSSCTTAKEITCQEIAVPLCKGIGYNYTYMPNQFNHDTQDEAGLEVHQFWPLVEIQCSPDLKFFLCSMYTPICLEDYKKPLPPCRSVCERARAGCAPLMRQYGFPWPDRMKCDLLPVQGNPDTLCMDYNRTDSTTASPVLSKPTNHPGKGYNPPKSKPGRPGAPGKYKPPAAPCEPGCKCLEPMVPVNTDRHPLYNRVKTGQIPNCAMPCHNPYFTHDERAFTAFWIGLWSVLCFVSTFATVATFLIDMERFKYPERPIIFLSACYMFVSVGYIVRLIAGHEKVACSREFDTEHIHYDTTGPALCTVVFLLIYFFGMASSIWWVILSLTWFLAAGMKWGNEAIASYSQYFHLAAWLIPSMKSIAVLALSSVDGDSVAGICYVGNQNLDNLRGFVLAPLVIYLFIGTMFLLAGFVSLFRIRSVIKQGGTKTDKLEKLMIRIGIFTVLYTVPATIIVACYFYEQHNRQSWEITHNCSNCLLERDRRSPDYAVFMLKYFMCLLVGITSGVWIWSGKTLDSWRTFCTRCCWGSKGTSGSMYSDVSTGLTWRSGTASSVSCPKQMPLSQV; the protein is encoded by the coding sequence ATGGACCTGTTTGGGATTTACCTGctcctctcgctcgctctcctgCCCCGATCCAGCTGCACCACGGCCAAGGAGATCACCTGCCAGGAGATCGCCGTGCCGCTGTGCAAGGGGATCGGCTACAACTACACCTACATGCCCAACCAGTTCAACCACGACACGCAGGACGAGGCGGGACTGGAGGTGCACCAGTTCTGGCCTCTGGTCGAGATCCAGTGCTCGCCGGACCTGAAGTTCTTCTTGTGCAGCATGTACACCCCGATCTGCCTGGAGGACTACAAAAAACCTCTCCCGCCGTGCCGGAGCGTGTGCGAGAGAGCCCGGGCCGGCTGCGCGCCCCTCATGAGGCAGTACGGCTTCCCCTGGCCGGACAGGATGAAGTGCGACCTGCTGCCGGTGCAGGGCAACCCCGACACCCTCTGCATGGACTACAACAGGACCGACTCGACCACCGCGTCCCCTGTCCTCTCCAAACCCACCAACCATCCCGGGAAAGGTTACAATCCGCCCAAAAGCAAGCCCGGCCGGCCCGGCGCGCCGGGGAAATACAAGCCGCCCGCTGCCCCCTGTGAGCCGGGCTGCAAGTGTTTGGAGCCCATGGTGCCGGTGAACACGGACCGCCACCCGCTCTACAACCGCGTCAAGACAGGCCAGATCCCCAACTGCGCCATGCCGTGCCACAACCCGTATTTTACGCACGACGAGAGGGCTTTCACCGCCTTCTGGATAGGACTCTGGTCCGTGCTGTGCTTCGTGTCAACTTTCGCCACCGTCGCCACTTTCCTCATCGACATGGAGCGGTTCAAGTACCCGGAGAGACCCATCATCTTCCTCTCGGCGTGCTACATGTTCGTGTCCGTCGGCTACATCGTCAGGCTGATCGCCGGCCACGAGAAGGTGGCGTGCAGCCGGGAGTTCGACACGGAGCACATCCACTACGACACCACCGGGCCCGCGCTCTGCACCGTGGTCTTCCTCCTTATTTACTTCTTCGGCATGGCCAGCTCCATCTGGTGGGTCATCCTGTCCCTGACCTGGTTCCTCGCGGCCGGGATGAAGTGGGGCAACGAGGCGATCGCCAGCTACTCCCAGTACTTCCACCTGGCCGCCTGGCTCATCCCCAGCATGAAGTCCATCGCGGTGCTGGCGCTGAGCTCCGTGGACGGGGACTCGGTGGCCGGGATCTGCTACGTGGGGAACCAGAACCTGGACAACTTGCGGGGCTTCGTTCTGGCCCCCctggtgatttatttattcataggCACTATGTTCCTCCTGGCCGGATTTGTGTCCCTGTTCAGGATCCGCAGCGTCATCAAGCAGGGCGGCACCAAAACGGACAAGCTGGAGAAGCTGATGATCAGGATCGGCATCTTCACGGTGCTCTACACGGTGCCGGCCACCATCATAGTCGCCTGTTACTTTTACGAGCAGCACAACAGGCAGAGCTGGGAGATCACGCACAACTGCTCCAACTGTCTGCTGGAGCGGGACCGCAGGAGCCCGGACTATGCAGTTTTTATGTTAAAGTACTTCATGTGCCTTCTGGTGGGCATCACGTCCGGGGTGTGGATCTGGTCGGGCAAAACTCTGGACTCCTGGAGGACTTTTTGCACCCGGTGCTGCTGGGGCAGCAAGGGCACCAGCGGCTCCATGTACAGCGACGTGAGCACCGGCCTCACGTGGAGGTCGGGCACGGCCAGCTCCGTGTCCTGCCCCAAGCAGATGCCATTGTCCCAGGtttga